One Microcebus murinus isolate Inina chromosome 10, M.murinus_Inina_mat1.0, whole genome shotgun sequence DNA segment encodes these proteins:
- the RAB5B gene encoding ras-related protein Rab-5B has translation MTSRSTARPNGQPQASKICQFKLVLLGESAVGKSSLVLRFVKGQFHEYQESTIGAAFLTQSVCLDDTTVKFEIWDTAGQERYHSLAPMYYRGAQAAIVVYDITNQETFARAKTWVKELQRQASPSIVIALAGNKADLANKRMVEYEEAQAYADDNSLLFMETSAKTAMNVNDLFLAIAKKLPKSEPQNLGGAACRSRGVDLHEQSQQNKSQCCSN, from the exons ATGACTAGCAGAAGCACAGCCAGGCCCAATGGGCAGCCCCAGGCCAGCAAAATATGCCAGTTCAAATTGGTCCTGCTAGGAGAATCTGCAGTGGGGAAGTCAAGCCTGGTATTACGTTTTGTCAAAGGGCAGTTCCATGAGTACCAGGAGAGTACCATTGGAG CGGCCTTTCTCACCCAGTCCGTTTGTCTAGATGACACAACAGTCAAGTTTGAGATCTGGGACACAGCTGGGCAGGAGCGATACCACAGCTTAGCCCCTATGTACTATAGGGGTGCCCAGGCTGCAATCGTGGTTTATGACATTACTAATCAG GAAACCTTTGCCCGAGCAAAGACATGGGTAAAGGAACTACAGCGACAGGCAAGTCCCAGCATCGTTATTGCCTTGGCAGGGAACAAAGCTGACCTGGCCAACAAGCGCATGGTGGAGTATGAA GAGGCCCAGGCATATGCAGATGACAACAGCTTATTGTTTATGGAGACTTCAGCCAAGACTGCTATGAACGTGAATGATCTCTTCCTGGCAATAG CTAAGAAGTTGCCAAAGAGTGAACCCCAGAATCTGGGGGGTGCAGCATGCCGAAGCCGGGGTGTGGATCTCCATGAACAGTCCCAGCAGAACAAGAGCCAGTGTTGTAGCAACTGA